One genomic window of Solanum stenotomum isolate F172 chromosome 9, ASM1918654v1, whole genome shotgun sequence includes the following:
- the LOC125877139 gene encoding uncharacterized protein LOC125877139, producing MESLYSNIHYWLVDHPTISQFEWKQGHTFGSSISFLTISVSVYLCLTLLSLRFSTFIPTLTTITIRNITAIHSLILCLLSLLMVIAGILSVQHQMPPHDWKWIVCFPGANHTLPRGPVFFWIYICYLSKIIEFIDTLLIVLSSSRSRRLSFLHVYHHALVTVLGYIGLQYAQSMLGLALIVNASIHVLMYAYYFLSAIGKRPWWKKLVTNCQIYQFILGFIISAMMLYYHFTTEFGCTGVGAWCFGIVFNASLLVLFLDFHSKNYTNNIKKEL from the coding sequence ATGGAATCTCTTTACTCCAATATCCATTACTGGCTTGTTGACCATCCAACAATCAGCCAATTTGAATGGAAACAAGGTCACACTTTTGGTTCTTCCATATCTTTTCTTACAATTTCAGTGTCTGTTTACTTATGTCTGACTCTCTTATCGCTCCGTTTTTCTACATTTATCCCTACCCTCACTACCATCACCATTCGCAATATTACCGCGATCCACAGCCTCATTCTCTGTCTCCTCTCTCTACTCATGGTCATTGCCGGCATCCTTTCTGTCCAACACCAAATGCCACCTCATGATTGGAAGTGGATCGTATGTTTCCCCGGTGCCAATCATACTCTTCCACGTGGACCTGTGTTCTTTTGGATTTATATTTGCTATCtttcaaaaattattgaatttatcGATACACTTTTAATTGTCCTTAGTAGTTCTAGATCGCGAAGGTTATCGTTCCTCCATGTCTATCACCACGCACTTGTGACCGTTCTTGGTTATATTGGGCTTCAGTATGCGCAATCGATGTTGGGTCTTGCTCTTATCGTCAATGCTTCGATTCATGTTCTAATGTATGCTTATTATTTCCTATCGGCTATTGGAAAAAGGCCATGGTGGAAAAAATTGGTGACAAATTGTCAAATATACCAATTTATTCTTGGGTTTATAATATCGGCTATGATGTTGTATTATCACTTTACAACTGAGTTTGGATGCACAGGAGTTGGAGCATGGTGTTTTGGTATTGTTTTTAATGCATCACTATTAGTGctctttcttgattttcattCCAAGAACTATACCAACAACATCAAGAAAGAGCTTTAA
- the LOC125877138 gene encoding protein YIP4b-like, whose protein sequence is MSHGDTIPLHSSSQSDIDEIENLIYSNPSTVLPARPPSPPRAAIPVSSSPFMPSNLRPPPPPTSTTTTNYKPTPVPSIPSPPPLPSSGQSNIAATAFGSPPNTLTEPVWDTVKRDLSRIVSNLKLVVFPNPYREDPGKALRDWDLWGPFFFIVFLGLTLSWSASVKKSEVFAVAFALLAAGAVILTLNVLLLGGHIIFFQSLSLLGYCLFPLDVGAFICMLKDNVILKVVVVCVALAWSSWAAYPFMSTAVNPRRKALALYPVVLMYVSVGFLIIAID, encoded by the exons ATGTCACACGGAGACACTATACCTCTTCACTCCTCATCCCAATCCgatattgatgaaattgaaaacCTCATCTATTCCAATCCTTCTACTGTCCTTCCAGCACgccctccttctcctcctcgtGCTGCCATACCTGTTTCATCTTCTCCCTTCATGCCTTCCAATCTTCGCCCTCCACCTCCTCCTACATCTACCACAACCACCAATTACAAACCGACACCTGTCCCTTCCATTCCATCTCCACCACCCCTACCTTCATCGGGACAGTCGAATATAGCTGCTACCGCATTCGGATCGCCGCCCAATACCCTTACCGAACCCGTTTGGGATACCGTCAAAAGAGATCTGTccagaattgttagtaatttgaAGCTGGTGGTTTTCCCTAATCCTTATAGAGAAGATCCTGGCAAAGCGCTTCGTGATTGGGATCTATGGGGacctttcttcttcattgttttcCTTGGTCTCACTTTGTCATGGTCTGCTTCTGTTAAGAAG TCCGAAGTTTTTGCTGTTGCATTTGCTCTGCTGGCTGCCGGTGCTGTCATCCTGACATTGAATGTCTTGTTACTG GGCGGTCACATAATCTTCTTTCAAAGCCTCAGTCTTCTGGGTTACTGTCTATTCCCACTTGATGTTGGTGCCTTTATTTGCATGCTAAAGGACAATGTGATATTGAAGGTGGTTGTGGTTTGTGTTGCACTAGCTTGGAGTTCTTGGGCAGCATACCCCTTCATGAGTACAGCTGTTAACCCTAGGAGGAAAGCTCTTGCCTTGTATCCTGTGGTACTCATGTATGTATCTGTTGGATTTCTCATTATCGCCATTGATTGA